One Dama dama isolate Ldn47 chromosome 18, ASM3311817v1, whole genome shotgun sequence DNA window includes the following coding sequences:
- the ATP6V1F gene encoding V-type proton ATPase subunit F: MAGRGKLIAVIGDEDTVTGFLLGGIGELNKNRHPNFLVVEKDTTINEIEDTFRQFLNRDDIGIILINQYIAEMVRHALDAHQRSIPAVLEIPSKEHPYDAAKDSILRRARGMFTAEDLR, encoded by the exons ATGGCGGGGAGGGGGAAGCTAATTGCCGTGATCGGAGACGAGGACACTGTGACTGGCTTCCTGCTGGGCGGCATAGGGGAGCTTAACAAGAACCGCCACCCTAATTTCCTGGTGGTGGAGAAGGATACTACCATCAATGAGATCGAAGACACTTTTCG GCAGTTTCTAAATCGGGATGACATCGGCATCATCCTTATCAACCAGTACATCGCAGAGATGGTGCGGCACGCCCTGGACGCCCACCAGCGCTCCATTCCGGCTGTGCTGGAGATCCCGTCCAAGGAGCACCCATATGATGCTGCCAAGGACTCCATCCTGCGCAGGGCCAGGGGCATGTTCACAGCCGAAGACCTGCGCTAG